GCAAAGGATCTGCATGGCCtggagtggaggttccggcatatctATAGGGGTAATACAAAAAATATGATCCCTTTTGTGCTTCATTAGTTGGGGGTTTATCTTTCCATGATACGGTAGCAATCTTATTAGAGTTTTATAATGAACTTTGTAAATTGGATGCTTTAGATTCAACGTTTTTCTGTTTCTTATTCCTTTTTTCTAATTGGTTTGAGTAGGGCAGCCGCGGAGGCATTTGCTCACCACTGGGTGGAGTGCGTTTGTGAACAAGAAGAAGCTCGTCTCTGGAGATGCAGTGCTGTTTCTTAGGTATATAAACCCTTCgattgaagagattttggatCCCCTTATTTATAATTCTCATCCAGTATTTATAATAGGGGTGACGATGGAGAACTGAGGCTAGGAATTAGAAGGGCAGCCCAGTTTAAAAGTTCTGCTACTTGTCCAACTCTTTGTAGCCAGCAATTGAACTATAGCACTATCACTGATGTGGTGAATGCTATATTCGCGAATAATGCTTTTAATGTGTACTACAATCCAAGGTAATCTGGTGCTCATCATTTAACATGTTCCTAAAGTAATGTTGAAAGTTATCGTGCTTGAGACTTTAGACCTTTCTTCCTTCTGCATCTTTTTTCCTTATAATCGTCCATGATCTTGTAGGTCCAGCTCTTCTGAATTCATAATACCTTCCCATAAGTTTTTGAGGAGCCTTGATCATTGTTTTTGTGCTGGAATGAGGATCAAAATGCGTTTTGAAACTGAAGATGCAGCAGAGCGAAGGTTTGGCATTCTTACTTTTGAAATAGTTGAAGTAGTTTTGTgcaaaatttttattaaatttttctttttggcagATACACTGGGTTGATAACGGGGATTAGTGAATTGGATCCTGTAAGATGGCCTGGTTCAAAATGGAGATGCCTAGTTGTACGTATTTTCTACACAAAACTTTTATGTACTATTTTTTCCCCTTTGTTTGCACTTATAAGTATCTGCTTGAGAAGGTTCGGGTGGTGAATGCCAATGTACTAAACCAAAAGTTATCTTTAGCGTACCATAAATTCTGTAATATCTTCTTTATGGGAGACTTACTATACGTATTGGTTATTTTACTTTGAGATTCCCAAAACCATTGTCATGAACAAATCTATGATAAGCTTTTCTCAACAATAGTTGAAGCATGAGAGTGCAAAAggtaacaaaaaaaatgtagCCGGCTTCACCGTATTCTAACTAGGATGAATTGCACACTTCATATGTCATGTGAAATGTCACAATTTGGTAGAATTTCTGGCTAAATTTAAACTGGAAGCATAAATTTTCTCCCGCATTAGCTACACAGTTTTATCTTAATTGTTGATCAAGCCACCCTACTCATAGTCCTACGGAGTAGAAACTCAGGGTTTATGAGCAATTATGTCTTGATAGTGAGAGTTAATTTTCACTGTCTTGAAAGTCGTTTACCTAAATATCATAAACTATGTTTCCTCTATTCTGTAGCATGTCCATATTGACTTCCGGTATTCGCTCATGCCATTAGCACTAGATATATAGGTTTGAACATTTCTTTTGCTATTGCAGGTCAGGTGGGATGATATAGACACAAGCAAGCATGGCAGGGTTTCCCCATGGGAAGTTGAGCGATCTGGTTCTGTTTCTAGTTCCCATACCCTAATGACAACTGGCTTGAAGCGGTCCAGGATTGGCTTGTCTGCAACAAAACCAGAATGTCCAGTTCCTAGTATGTCCTGCAATTGTACCACGACATGTCATCATAACACTGGTCTCTGCAACATAATTGATTTATTTGAGTGTTTCCTTTTCAGATGGGATTGGAACATCAGACTTTGGGGAATCTTTAAGGTTCCAGAAGGTCTTGCAAGGTCAAGAAATTTCGGGGTTTGATACTCCTTTCAGTGGTTTAGGTGGTCTGAATTCGCATCCATCTGAAGCAAGGAGAGTCTTCCACGGTTCCGGTGGTTCTGGGATTGCTGCTGGGGGTAATGGTCTCAGACAGTCACTTGTGGATTCTGAGATTGCCTcaaaaggcataggctttggtGAATCATTCCGATTCCATAAGGTCTTGCAAGGTCAAGAAATATTTCCAAGCTCACCATATGGAAGAGCTCCCGCTTCTAATGAAGCTCATGAATATGGTGGACCTGGACTCTATGATGGTTTTCAGGTGCCTGGCTTTAGGAATGGATGCTCCACCATGATGCAGAGCAATAATACAAATGTGCACTCATCTGCCCCATCTGTGCAAGTTTCATCACCTTCGTCTGTGTTAATGTTCCAGCAAGCAATGAATCCAGTTGCGGAATTCAACTCGGTATACAATGGCCATAACCAAGAGGACCATAGAGTAAATCGGACTCCACATGTCTTGGAACATGATGGTGGAAGGCAAACATCATCCTCATTCGGTGAACGTAACTTCAGCAGGGAAGATCGTGGAGGCACACATTCTTACAATCAGCATGGTATTTCACCTCATCCAGTTATAAGTCAATCAACAATTAGTGGCAGCCAGGATTCTGTTTCACCAATCAAAGGTAGCTGTAGACTCTTTGGTTTCTCATTGTCCGAGGACAAATGTGTCCCGGATCAAGAGGGCAACCCCAATGTTGGAGTGCAGTTTCATTCAAAGCCTCCTTTGATGACCTCAACAGTTGGAATAACCTGTACTAAAGTAAGCAACCTCTTTGCTGCATGAAATACAATTTTCAAATGTTACGACTGGGGTATTTAATCTTCTATTTGACGGAAGCAAATGATTATCTGATTAGCAAGTGGGATGTTTATGTCTAGGATTGGGCTTTTGACTGGCGCGGAGAAAGGATGGAAAGCTGTTTACAAGGATAGTGATCATCCTGTGCTTGTTGCAGATGATCCGAGGCAGTAACTAGTAAGTCCTCGTACGTTTACTTATTGTATTTGTCTATTTTTGTTCTGTTTGCAACCTAGCATCGGAATCTACATGGCATTCTTCATTGCCCGTCTATTGTCAAAACTTACATATGGTATGCCTCGAAGTCCGCTTATAAACCCTACCCATGGAACTCATCATGGCCATGTTTGTCGCCGCACTATATCCTTCCAAAGTCGTTTAAGTAAACCGGATGAACATGAAGAAGATGCTTGTGTTCCGGTCATTTATTTGTTTGAATTTCGCTTTTGGCAGGCGATGTTACTGTAATATCAATAGTTTTGCGTTGTACCGATGAAGAAAACTCTCGACAGGCGGAGGTTTTCTTCGGGATTATGTGTGTGCTGTCATTTATGTAACTTAATTTTGAGGCAGAAGTTGTAACTAAGCGCTCCAGGGGACTTTGATTTGTATTGTTAATTCAGCTTTGAGAACAAAAGTTTGTAGAATCTATATTTAATATTGCTTATCCCTCATATGTAACCCTGTTGAAAGAGGGCTTGTCTGCCAAGGCACAATCCTCCGATCTATAACATTTCTTTATTTTGAAATTAGTGTATCCGAGTCTTTGACCCGACTAATTACTAAACCCTTGCCTGCCTGATTGCAGAACATTTGGGGAGCGAGAAAATTTAGCATTTGCTAGGTGGGTATCGTGGGAGAGTCGAACCTTGAACCACTTGGGAGCAAACCAAGTTCATGAGACCAACAACTCCTAAGTGGTTGTCTAATGGTTAGTAGGACTTTTAGTGAAGAGTGTACGATGACTATTTTATAAAcaagaaaactaacgaaaagttcaaaagAACTTTAGtttgaatgaaaaatgataaataaaggtgtagtgaatagtatcaagtaaatgtaaaaatgtggtttttcgttaaaagtgaacagtacccggagtgtttcgttaaaattctcataAAAATGTTAGCAACTTGACAGCTGACGTATGAAATATGTATTTAGACCCAATTTATTTGTCCCACAAGAAAAGATTTGGGTTTTGGATAAAACattgagaattttaacgaaaagcaaaCGATAgagttcattttaacgaaaaatcatatttttacactaaaaagtcaatcatgttactattcattttactctttattttgtccttattgttaaaacccaaagttttcaagcatttttttattagtttttcttaaaacattAAACCCCCAACTTGtagattttggttttattttgagTCCCATGTCCAATTGACTGACTAACCACCTTTGCTTTTCAAAGTAAACAcagaattattatttttattatgctaACTTGCTCATTTCCACGCAGTAATCCAATTAGGTCTTTTCCTCTTGTTGATCTGGTAAACctaactttgtttttctttcaacaagaaaataaattacGCGTTAATGTATCAAGCATCAATCTGGCTACATTAATCTCAAGATAACTAATCGCCATCAGGTGACTTAGAGGTCGGGGATGAATTTTAAGCTCGTGTTCCACATGGGGCGTCTTGGATTCAATTTCTAGCGTTGGTGAATCACACGACGGTGGCCAAAGAGAGGCTAAAATGTCTCTATAAGCCTTTCCGGCATCTGAAAGGGTGGATTACCATAACAACCCAtcaactaatccccattttttaaagaagaaaaaaaataatcacaatatAACTTGGGATCTTAGATTCAAAATCGTATTCATGCATATTCATATGTACTTAACGTTTACCACaacagtaattgccattaaATACTTGTTTAAAGAAACGTTTACCACAACAGTGATCGCCATTAAATActtatttaaagaaaaactcTTTAAGTGTCACAAGGAAAATATCACATCCGAGTATAGCATTCAACATGTGATCATAAAGCCGTCAATTCGCAAAAGTCTTCCGTCCTCAAATCATAATAAAAATACCATATACATTTAGAATAATAACATCGATCTGACCAATTCATGTAACAAATTTCAGATACTTACCATAATTATATATTTCCCCATAAAACGTCACAAGATCATGTAACGATATTTACAAATCCATAAcataatttatattaaaagaagaataagatAAGAGCGTTGACCCCCGCATGATCAGATTCAGATCGATGATCATGTAATTCACGGCTCAGATTAATTCAAACATGTAATTAAATTATAAGAAGCTTGTAACAACCGCTATGACTAGAATTTCCACCCCTTGTGTTTTTGACTGATTCCTCATGACGTGGgcagaattaaaaaaaatagaaaaaaataatgCAACGAAAGCAACGTCCACGTCACGCACTCGTCAGCAGGAGAGAGAAAGGCAAAATGTCagggagaaaattttcattgtgacgggaacacggaTATTACAACACGTGTTATTATGTACttggtgaaattttttattttttaagttattatttttttagcaTAAATATCCCAACATTTATACATTAACACGTGATTTATAACCTCATTTTTCggtcacattaaaaaatctcagCATATCTCTCGACGCGAGGGCTTCCAACCGCGACTGAAAACGACATGCTCAAGAATCCAGGTTTTTGATGATCAGATCAGCGTCATTTCTTCACGCCACGTGGCGTGCTGTGATTGTGACTGCTTTGGTAAGCAAATGACGGTGTGCGGTGGGTGGGTGACGACATGGGGTTGTTGTCGTATTACTACGTGTCCGCGGACGCACCGTCCGCGAGCGGCTTTTGTCAGTACGTGAAAGTTGGGATAATTTGGGATGAGCAAATAGTTGAGATTAGGatatcacttttatttttctattggtTGCATGCggatatgtttttttattattattttttatttataaaaaatgatattatctgGCGGGTGAACCTAGCCTCAATTGGGTAGTaaaaatatggttcaaatttgcgtTTAGCGAAAATCAAACATAATATTttttacttacaagtaaagatgaGTATTATTAAATTGTAAATgacttttttattatattaagtTGCCTAATTTTAACATTTGTGTGTCTAGTGAATTTGGTGAAATTGGATCTTACCTTTCACCCACcttacttttctttctttccttttcttttcaagaAACCCTCCACCTAATAACTTAAATGAGttat
This genomic interval from Malus domestica chromosome 05, GDT2T_hap1 contains the following:
- the LOC103434840 gene encoding auxin response factor 3-like isoform X1; translated protein: MAGLIDLNSATEDEETPSSGSPSSASSVSDALGSSASVCMELWHACAGPLISLPKKGSVVVYLPQGHLEQVSDFPTSAYDLPPHLFCRVVDVKLHAETGTDDVFAQVSLVPESEEIEHRLREGVTDADAEEDVEAMGTSTTPHMFCKTLTASDTSTHGGFSVPRRAAEDCFPPLDYTQQRPSQELVAKDLHGLEWRFRHIYRGQPRRHLLTTGWSAFVNKKKLVSGDAVLFLRGDDGELRLGIRRAAQFKSSATCPTLCSQQLNYSTITDVVNAIFANNAFNVYYNPRSSSSEFIIPSHKFLRSLDHCFCAGMRIKMRFETEDAAERRYTGLITGISELDPVRWPGSKWRCLVVRWDDIDTSKHGRVSPWEVERSGSVSSSHTLMTTGLKRSRIGLSATKPECPVPNGIGTSDFGESLRFQKVLQGQEISGFDTPFSGLGGLNSHPSEARRVFHGSGGSGIAAGGNGLRQSLVDSEIASKGIGFGESFRFHKVLQGQEIFPSSPYGRAPASNEAHEYGGPGLYDGFQVPGFRNGCSTMMQSNNTNVHSSAPSVQVSSPSSVLMFQQAMNPVAEFNSVYNGHNQEDHRVNRTPHVLEHDGGRQTSSSFGERNFSREDRGGTHSYNQHGISPHPVISQSTISGSQDSVSPIKGSCRLFGFSLSEDKCVPDQEGNPNVGVQFHSKPPLMTSTVGITCTKDWAFDWRGERMESCLQG
- the LOC103434840 gene encoding auxin response factor 3-like isoform X2; amino-acid sequence: MELWHACAGPLISLPKKGSVVVYLPQGHLEQVSDFPTSAYDLPPHLFCRVVDVKLHAETGTDDVFAQVSLVPESEEIEHRLREGVTDADAEEDVEAMGTSTTPHMFCKTLTASDTSTHGGFSVPRRAAEDCFPPLDYTQQRPSQELVAKDLHGLEWRFRHIYRGQPRRHLLTTGWSAFVNKKKLVSGDAVLFLRGDDGELRLGIRRAAQFKSSATCPTLCSQQLNYSTITDVVNAIFANNAFNVYYNPRSSSSEFIIPSHKFLRSLDHCFCAGMRIKMRFETEDAAERRYTGLITGISELDPVRWPGSKWRCLVVRWDDIDTSKHGRVSPWEVERSGSVSSSHTLMTTGLKRSRIGLSATKPECPVPNGIGTSDFGESLRFQKVLQGQEISGFDTPFSGLGGLNSHPSEARRVFHGSGGSGIAAGGNGLRQSLVDSEIASKGIGFGESFRFHKVLQGQEIFPSSPYGRAPASNEAHEYGGPGLYDGFQVPGFRNGCSTMMQSNNTNVHSSAPSVQVSSPSSVLMFQQAMNPVAEFNSVYNGHNQEDHRVNRTPHVLEHDGGRQTSSSFGERNFSREDRGGTHSYNQHGISPHPVISQSTISGSQDSVSPIKGSCRLFGFSLSEDKCVPDQEGNPNVGVQFHSKPPLMTSTVGITCTKDWAFDWRGERMESCLQG